GCGCGCTTTACCCAGAATATTAAAATCCTGACGCTGTGCGGCGGCCAGCCGATGGGGCCGCAGCTGGATTCGCTGGTGCATGCGCCGCATATCGTGGTGGGTACGCCGGGGCGGGTGCAGGAACACCTGCGGAAAAAAACGCTGCAGCTGGACGCGCTGAAGGTGCTGGTGCTGGATGAGGCCGATCGTATGCTGGATATGGGGTTCGCCGACGATATCGACGACGTGATCGCCTACACGCCGCCACAGCGCCAGACGCTGTTGTTTTCCGCCACTTATCCTGACGGCATCGAGCGCATCAGCGCCCGCGTGCAGCGGACGCCGCTCAGCGTGGAAGTGGCCGACGATGACGCGCCGCTCACCATCGAACAGCGCTTCTATGAAACGACGCGCGACCAGCGTCCGGCGCTGCTGCTGGCCGCTATCCGTCACTATCAACCGGCTTCCTGCGTGGTGTTCTGCAACACCAAGCGCGACTGTCAGAGCGTGTGCGATGCGCTGGAAGCACGTGATATCAGCGCCCTGGCGCTGCACGGCGACCTGGAACAGCGCGACCGCGATCAGGTTCTGGTGCGTTTTGCCAACCGCAGCTGCCGCGTATTGGTGGCGACCGATGTCGCCGCGCGCGGGCTGGATATCAAAGATCTTGAGCTGGTGGTGAACTACGAAATGGCCTTCGATCCGGAAGTGCACGTGCACCGCGTCGGCCGTACCGGTCGCGCCGGCATGAGCGGCCTGGCGATCACTCTATGCACGCCGCAGGAAATGGCGCGGGCGCATGCGTTGGAAGAGTATCTGCAGGCGGATCTGTCGTGGGCGCCGGTGAGTGAACTGAGCGGGGCGAGCAACGCGCCGTTGGAAGCAGAGATGGCCACGCTGTGCATCGACGGCGGCCGCAAGGCGAAAATCCGTCCCGGTGATATTCTGGGAGCGCTGACCGGCGAAGCGGGGCTGACCGCGGCGGAAGTGGGGAAAATTGATATGTTCCCGATGCATGCCTACGTGGCCATCCGTAAAAACAGCGCTCGTAAAGCGCTGCAGCGCCTGCGCGAAGGCAAAATCAAAGGGAAAAACTGCAAGGCGCGCCTGCTGAAATAATTAACCGCGGAGGCCCGCTTGTGCCTCCGCGCGGCATTACTTATACTGTATGTGTATACAGTATTTAAATCTTTTGGGGAATACGCATGGCGGTTGAAGTTAAATACGTAGTAGTCAGAAACGGTGAGGAAAAAATGACATTCGCCAGCAAAAAGGAAGCCGACGCTTACGACAAAATGCTCGATCTGGCTGATAATCTCGGTGAGTGGCTGCAGCAGGCGCCGCTGACGCTGGATGAGGAACAGCGCGATACGTTGAGTTTCTTCCTGGCGGAGCACAAAGAGATGCTGACGCACATTCTGCGCGGCGGGGCGCCGCAGCAGGCGGACGCCAAGGCGGTAAAGCCGAAGAGTGACAAGAAGGCGGCAACAAAAGCGGGAAGCGCGTCGGAAAAACAGGCTGCTTAATCACTATGTTGCAGCATTGTGATAAAAAAGGATCTAAAATGGGCGGTGACATCACTTTCTTCGGCCGTTTCGAGCAGGATATTTTAGCTGGACGTAAAACTATCACTCTGCGTGATGCTAGCGAATCGCATTTCCAACCTGGCGACGTATTACGCGTCAGTCGCCATGAAGACGGGGTGTTCTTCTGTTTTATCGAGGTGCTGTCGGTGACGCCGGTTCGTCTGAACGCGCTGAACGAGCAGCATGCCAGGCAGGAAAACATGTCGCTCGATGCGCTGAGGCAGGTTATCAAGGAGATCTATCCGGGGGTGGATGAACTGTTTGCGATCGTATTTCGCAAACGTTGAACGCCTGCCAGGCCTGATGCCAGTCAGCGCCCTCCGGGTAGTGTAACGACAACTGGAGGGTATATGAGAGCAACAGGATTGGGGCTGGCCGTCGCGCTGGTGGTGAGTTTGGGATTTGTCGGCAGCGCTCAGGCGCAGCAGCATGAGCAGCGTACGGCGAAGGTTGGCCTGTGCAGCGGGCTGCAGGCGGCGGACGTCGCCGCACAGGTCAAGCGAGACTTCCTGCAAAACCGTATTACGCGCTGGGCATCGGATAAAAAACTGCTCGGCACCGCCACGCCGGTTGCCTGGGTCAGCCCGGACGCGGTCAGCGGTGAAGATGACCTCTGGCAGGTGCCGCTGACGGTGCGCGGCAGTAAGGCGGATAAAACCTATCGCGTCACGCTTAACTGCAAAACCGGCGATATCGCTTACAGCGAACCGCAGTAACCCCTGCGCCAGGGCGCGACGAAGGCGCCCTGATTGGCGAATTTTTCCAGTCAACTTGTCTAATGCCTCACACAAATTTTCCCCGCCATACGTTAATTGACAAAAAATCCCCTAATCTGGAGTTTTAGCGGCGTTCCGGCACAGGTGCCCGTTCGCTTTACTATCCATGCGAGGGGATGCAATGAAAAACAGTTGGATGCAGCAGATTCAATCGCTGTTGGGGCAAAAAAGCGGCTCAAACAGCAGTACCGAGGGCATCGGCAAATTGTTGGCGCCCGGTGCGCTGGGCGGGCTGGTCGGCGTATTGTTGGCGAATAAATCCTCGCGCAAGCTGGTCGGTAAATTCGGTAAAAACGCGCTGATTATCGGCGGCAGCGCCGCGGCAGGCGCGGTGCTGTGGAACAAATACAAATCACGGGTGAAAGATACCCATCAGGATGAGCCGCAGTTCGGCATGCAGTCGACGCCGGTCGATCTACGCGCCAAGCGGCTGGTGCAGGCGCTGGTGTTTGCGGCGAAAAGCGACGGCCATATTGACGACAACGAGCGTCGCGCCATTGACGACAGCCTGACGCAACTGCAGATTGGCGACGAAGCGCAGGCCTGGGTGCAGCAGGCGATAGAGCAGCCGCTCAATCCCGATGCGCTGGCGCTCGGCGTAAAGAACGAAGAGGAAGCGTTGGAAGTGTATTACCT
The nucleotide sequence above comes from Serratia rhizosphaerae. Encoded proteins:
- the dbpA gene encoding ATP-dependent RNA helicase DbpA; amino-acid sequence: MSTVSFSSLPLPAAQLANLNELGYAAMTPVQAAALPAILQGQDVRARAKTGSGKTAAFGIGLLDKINVGQVATQALVLCPTRELADQVSKELRRLARFTQNIKILTLCGGQPMGPQLDSLVHAPHIVVGTPGRVQEHLRKKTLQLDALKVLVLDEADRMLDMGFADDIDDVIAYTPPQRQTLLFSATYPDGIERISARVQRTPLSVEVADDDAPLTIEQRFYETTRDQRPALLLAAIRHYQPASCVVFCNTKRDCQSVCDALEARDISALALHGDLEQRDRDQVLVRFANRSCRVLVATDVAARGLDIKDLELVVNYEMAFDPEVHVHRVGRTGRAGMSGLAITLCTPQEMARAHALEEYLQADLSWAPVSELSGASNAPLEAEMATLCIDGGRKAKIRPGDILGALTGEAGLTAAEVGKIDMFPMHAYVAIRKNSARKALQRLREGKIKGKNCKARLLK
- a CDS encoding YebG family protein; protein product: MAVEVKYVVVRNGEEKMTFASKKEADAYDKMLDLADNLGEWLQQAPLTLDEEQRDTLSFFLAEHKEMLTHILRGGAPQQADAKAVKPKSDKKAATKAGSASEKQAA
- the yqfB gene encoding N(4)-acetylcytidine aminohydrolase; this translates as MGGDITFFGRFEQDILAGRKTITLRDASESHFQPGDVLRVSRHEDGVFFCFIEVLSVTPVRLNALNEQHARQENMSLDALRQVIKEIYPGVDELFAIVFRKR
- the yebF gene encoding protein YebF, translated to MRATGLGLAVALVVSLGFVGSAQAQQHEQRTAKVGLCSGLQAADVAAQVKRDFLQNRITRWASDKKLLGTATPVAWVSPDAVSGEDDLWQVPLTVRGSKADKTYRVTLNCKTGDIAYSEPQ
- a CDS encoding tellurite resistance TerB family protein — protein: MKNSWMQQIQSLLGQKSGSNSSTEGIGKLLAPGALGGLVGVLLANKSSRKLVGKFGKNALIIGGSAAAGAVLWNKYKSRVKDTHQDEPQFGMQSTPVDLRAKRLVQALVFAAKSDGHIDDNERRAIDDSLTQLQIGDEAQAWVQQAIEQPLNPDALALGVKNEEEALEVYYLSCMVIDVDHFMERGYLDALARSLKIPDDVKQGIEGDVNQKKRELA